AGCTTCATGGGACCGACACCCTCGACCTTGCAGTCGATATCGTGGTCACCCTCCACCAGGCGGATGCCCTTCACCTTGGTGCCCACCTTCACCACCAGGGAGGTGCCCTTGACCTTGAGGTCCTTGATCACGGTCACGGTGTCGCCGTCGGCCAGCAGGTTGCCGTTGGCATCGCGTACCTGAAGCGTGTCGTCATCGCTCCCGACGCCGGCATCCCCTGACCACTCGTGGCCGCACTCGGGGCAGACATACTGGATACCGTCCTCATAGGTATAGGGGGAGGCACAGGCGGGACAGACGGGAAGATCGCTCATGACGGGCTCCTGACGAGATAGCGGAAAGCCGCCAAGCGTACACCGCGCCGCGCCGGGTCTCCAGCCGACACATGACGGGTGCGGCCCGGCCTGGCAGGATTGACGCTCCCCATCGGTGAAAAGGAAACAGCATGCAGGAGGGCCCGACCACGGTTTTCGGCGGCACCGGCTTCCTCGGCCGCGCCATCGTGCGCGAGCTGGTGGAGGCGGGCCGGCCGGTGCGCATCGCCGCGCGCCACCCGAGGCTTCCCGAGTGGCTGGAGCCCGGCGATCACGTCGAGGCGGTGGCATGCGACCTCCGCGACGAATCCCAGGTGGCCACCGCCCTCGCGGGCAGCGCGGCGGCGATCAATGCGGTGAGCCTCTATGTGGAGCGCCGGCGTTCGGGCCTGACCTTCGAGGCGATCCATGTGGCGGGGGCCGGGCGGCTGGCGAGGCTCGCCCGTGACGCCGGCCTCGAACGGCTGGTGCACGTTTCCGGTATCGGGGCCAGCAGCGACTCCCCTTCCGCCTACGTGCGTGCCCGCGCCAGCGGCGAGGAGGCCGTGATCGAGGCCATGCCGAAGGCGATCCTGCTGCGCCCAGGAGTGCTGTTTGGCCCCGATGACGCCCTGCTGGCCGGCCTGGTCCGGCTGGTGCGCCTCCCGCTGGTGCCGCTGTTCGGCCGCGGCACGACCCGCCTGCAGCCGGTCCATGTGGACGACGTGGCCCGCGCGGCGGTACGCCTGACGGCCTCGCGGCCCGTCGCGCGCCGACTGTTCGAGCTGGGAGGTCCCGAGGTGCTCAGCTACCGCCAACTGGTCGAGCGAGTCGCGGCGCAGCTCGAGCGTCGCCCACGACTACTGCCGCTACCCTTTCTCGCCTGGCACCTCGTCGCCGCCCTGCTCGCCCCGCTGCCGTCGCCGCCGCTCACTCGCGACCAGGTGTGGCTGATGCAGCGCGACAACCTGGCCGATCCGGACGCCGGCAGCTTCGCCGACCTCGGCATCGTGCCCCGCACCCTGCACGACAGCCTGCCGCGCTGCCTTGGGGGTGGCTAGGCCAGGCGCGCCGGAACGGCGTCAGTCGCCCAGTGCCGCCAGGCGATCCGCCTGGACCACCTCGATCCAGTAGCCGTCGACGTCCTTCACGAAGACCACGTTCTTCATCTTACCCTGGTCGGAGCGCTTGACGAACTCGACATCGTTGGCGTCGAACCACGCCTCGGCGGCCTCGAGGTCCGGGACGCTGAAGCAGATGTGGCCGAAGCCCTGAGGCTCGGCATTGCCATCGTGATAGATGCGCCCCTCCTGGTTCTCGGTGCCCCAGTTGTGGGTCAACTCCAGCAGGCCACGCTGGCTAAAGGTCCAGACGGTACGCTCGCCGCTCTCCTCCGGTACCGCCTCGCCGGCCTCCGGACGGGCCAGGAAGTAGAGCGAGAATTGCATCTCCTCGAAGTCGAGGCGACGCATGACGCGCATGCCGAACACCCGAGTGTAGAAAGCGAGCGCCTTCTCGGGGTCCTTGACCCTGAGCATGGTGTGGTTGAGGCGGAAGCCATCGGAGTCGGAGGTGGGGGCCTTTACTCCGGGGTATTGTTCACCGGTGAAACTCATGGGATCTCCTTGCCGTGTAGCTCGAAATCGTGCTGCCAATAGGAAGCATTCTGCGAAAAGGCGCCTCCGGCCTCGGCCGGGGGCGAAGGGGTCAGACAGCGCCGCGCTGCATCAGTTCCCCGATATACTCCGCCTGACGGATCGCCAGGGAGACAATAGTCAGGGTGGGGTTCTCCGCCGCCGAGGTGGTGAACTGACTGCCGTCCGATATGAACAGATTGGGGATCTCGTGAGCCTGTCCGAACCCGTTGCAGACGCCGTCCTCGGGGCGCTCGCTCATCCGGCAGGTGCCCAGGTTATGGGTCGAGGGGTAAGGTGGCACCTCGTAGATGTCCCGAGCCCCCACCGAGCGGTATAGCTCGGCCCCCTGGCGGTAGCCGTGCTCGCGCATGGCGATATCGTTGGGATGATCGTCGTAGTGGACATTGGCCACGGGCAACCCGTAGCGGTCGGTGACGTCAGGGTTTAGGGTCACGCGGTTGCTCTCCTGAGGCAGGTCTTCACCCACCAGCCACATGCCGGCCATGTTCTCGTACTGGTCGAGCGCGCCGGTGAAGCGCGGTCCCCAGGCACCGGGGTCGAAGAAGGCCGCCATAAACGGAAGACCCAGCGACAGTGTTTCCATTTCGTAGCCGCCCACGAATCCCCGCTCAGGATCGTGTCGTGACTCATCGGCGATGATGCCGGCCATGGTGGTACCGCGATACATGTGCACGGGCTCGTCGAAGGTGGCGTATACCGAGCCAGTCATGTGGCGCATGTAGTTGCGTCCCACCTGGCCGGAGCCGTTGGCAAGTCCCTCGGGGAACATCGTGCTCGCCGAGTTGAGCAGCAGGCGCGGCGTTTCGATGGAGTTGCCGGCCACTGCCACCAACCGCGCCTTCTGCCGCTGCTCGTTGCCGTCGGCATCGAAGTAGACCACCGCCGTGACCTTGCCACTATCATCGTGCTCGATGCGTGCCACATGGGACTCGGGACGAAGCTCCAGGTGGCCGGTCGCAATCCCTTCTGGCAGTTCGGTATAGAGAGTCGACCACTTGGCGCCGGTTTTGCAGCCCTGGAAACAGAAGCCCCGCTGTTGGCAGGCAGCACGTCCATCGCGGGGCGCGCTGTTGATGGCCATGTGCCCGGTGTTGCATGAGTAGCCTAGGTTCTTCGCTCCGTTGTACATCACCTTGAAGTTGTTGTTGCCAGGCAGCCCCTTGTTGTCGTTAGTGCGGGTCACCCCCATGCGCTGTTCAGCACGGTCATAATAGGATGCCAGGTCGTCATAGGTGAGTGGCCAGTCGAGCAGGTTGGCCCCCGCGACGTCCCCATAGGTCGAGAGAGCCGCAAATTCATGAGGCTGGAAGCGAAGGCTCGCTCCTGCCCAGTGAACCGTGGTCCCACCTACTGCCTTGACAATCCAGGCCGGCAGGTTCGGAAAGTCCTTGGCGAGTCGCCAACTGCCGGAAGTGGTGCGGGTGTCGAGCCAAGCAAGCTGCGCAAAAGAGGCCCACTCATCGGCA
The Halomonas sp. H10-9-1 DNA segment above includes these coding regions:
- a CDS encoding zinc ribbon domain-containing protein YjdM, whose protein sequence is MSDLPVCPACASPYTYEDGIQYVCPECGHEWSGDAGVGSDDDTLQVRDANGNLLADGDTVTVIKDLKVKGTSLVVKVGTKVKGIRLVEGDHDIDCKVEGVGPMKLKSAFVKKA
- a CDS encoding complex I NDUFA9 subunit family protein; protein product: MQEGPTTVFGGTGFLGRAIVRELVEAGRPVRIAARHPRLPEWLEPGDHVEAVACDLRDESQVATALAGSAAAINAVSLYVERRRSGLTFEAIHVAGAGRLARLARDAGLERLVHVSGIGASSDSPSAYVRARASGEEAVIEAMPKAILLRPGVLFGPDDALLAGLVRLVRLPLVPLFGRGTTRLQPVHVDDVARAAVRLTASRPVARRLFELGGPEVLSYRQLVERVAAQLERRPRLLPLPFLAWHLVAALLAPLPSPPLTRDQVWLMQRDNLADPDAGSFADLGIVPRTLHDSLPRCLGGG
- the gloA gene encoding lactoylglutathione lyase — encoded protein: MSFTGEQYPGVKAPTSDSDGFRLNHTMLRVKDPEKALAFYTRVFGMRVMRRLDFEEMQFSLYFLARPEAGEAVPEESGERTVWTFSQRGLLELTHNWGTENQEGRIYHDGNAEPQGFGHICFSVPDLEAAEAWFDANDVEFVKRSDQGKMKNVVFVKDVDGYWIEVVQADRLAALGD
- a CDS encoding GMC family oxidoreductase, with amino-acid sequence MAMTDNQKTFAHDDDSVVVVIGSGAGGGTLANELAQQGIDVVVLEAGALHTTADFLADEWASFAQLAWLDTRTTSGSWRLAKDFPNLPAWIVKAVGGTTVHWAGASLRFQPHEFAALSTYGDVAGANLLDWPLTYDDLASYYDRAEQRMGVTRTNDNKGLPGNNNFKVMYNGAKNLGYSCNTGHMAINSAPRDGRAACQQRGFCFQGCKTGAKWSTLYTELPEGIATGHLELRPESHVARIEHDDSGKVTAVVYFDADGNEQRQKARLVAVAGNSIETPRLLLNSASTMFPEGLANGSGQVGRNYMRHMTGSVYATFDEPVHMYRGTTMAGIIADESRHDPERGFVGGYEMETLSLGLPFMAAFFDPGAWGPRFTGALDQYENMAGMWLVGEDLPQESNRVTLNPDVTDRYGLPVANVHYDDHPNDIAMREHGYRQGAELYRSVGARDIYEVPPYPSTHNLGTCRMSERPEDGVCNGFGQAHEIPNLFISDGSQFTTSAAENPTLTIVSLAIRQAEYIGELMQRGAV